In Robbsia sp. KACC 23696, a single window of DNA contains:
- a CDS encoding DHA2 family efflux MFS transporter permease subunit gives MASESASLPRSAAGSYNPWLIAVIVSIATFMEVLDTTIANVALRHIAGGLGASLDQSTYITTSYLVSNAIVLPISGWLANVIGRKRFYMICVALFTVSSVACGFSTSLTMMIVFRVLQGLGGGGLAPVEQSIFADTFPQEKRAMAFALYGFTVVTAPAIGPMLGGWITDNFSWHWVFLINLPVGMLSLVLTGMFVSDSKLVKQERKALLDKGLRIDYIGFFLIAVGFGCLQIVLDKFERDDGFDSTFICTLSAISAISLILLVIRELTTEQPIVNLRLFKSSAFAISCTVMFAFGFIINSTTQILPQFTQELLGYDATNAGLTLGLGGLMTLFVMPVAGIVTGRFVQPKWLVMMALVGTGLALLHASGIDAVVGFSDVSLSRLYQVIWLPFLFIPLSTVQFVGVPPKENNNASALINMMRNLGGSFGVSIVTTELAWREQFHHARLAEHITPYNGFANSFGTIASALEAQASVMSYLDVFVLLGAVSLVLAPICFFLPKMPKGAQSNAH, from the coding sequence ATGGCGAGCGAGAGCGCGAGCTTGCCCCGGTCCGCAGCCGGATCGTACAACCCGTGGCTGATCGCGGTGATCGTTTCGATCGCGACCTTCATGGAAGTCCTCGACACGACGATCGCCAACGTCGCGCTGCGGCATATCGCCGGCGGCTTGGGCGCCAGCCTGGACCAAAGCACGTATATCACGACCAGTTATCTGGTGAGCAACGCGATCGTCCTGCCGATTAGCGGCTGGTTGGCAAATGTGATCGGGCGCAAGCGGTTCTATATGATCTGCGTTGCGCTTTTCACCGTCAGTTCGGTTGCCTGCGGTTTTTCGACGTCATTGACGATGATGATCGTCTTTCGGGTGCTACAAGGATTGGGCGGGGGCGGACTGGCGCCGGTCGAGCAAAGCATCTTCGCCGATACCTTCCCGCAGGAAAAGCGGGCCATGGCATTTGCCTTGTATGGTTTCACCGTCGTGACCGCACCGGCGATCGGCCCGATGTTGGGCGGTTGGATCACCGATAATTTTTCCTGGCACTGGGTGTTTCTGATCAATCTGCCGGTGGGGATGTTGTCATTGGTATTGACCGGCATGTTCGTCAGCGACAGCAAGCTGGTGAAGCAGGAACGAAAGGCCTTGCTCGACAAAGGATTGCGGATCGACTACATCGGCTTCTTTCTGATTGCCGTGGGTTTCGGCTGTCTGCAGATCGTGCTCGACAAATTCGAGCGGGACGACGGCTTCGACTCTACTTTCATCTGCACGCTATCGGCGATTTCCGCGATATCGTTGATCTTATTGGTCATTCGCGAATTGACGACGGAGCAACCGATCGTCAACCTGCGGTTGTTCAAGTCGTCCGCCTTTGCGATTAGCTGTACCGTCATGTTCGCGTTCGGCTTCATCATCAACAGCACGACGCAGATCCTGCCGCAATTTACGCAGGAATTGCTTGGCTATGACGCGACCAATGCAGGCTTGACGCTCGGGCTGGGCGGCTTGATGACGTTGTTTGTCATGCCGGTCGCCGGGATCGTCACGGGGCGTTTCGTTCAGCCGAAGTGGCTCGTGATGATGGCTTTGGTGGGTACCGGCCTTGCGCTGCTGCATGCATCCGGCATCGATGCGGTCGTCGGCTTTTCCGACGTTTCCTTATCACGACTGTATCAGGTCATCTGGCTGCCGTTTCTCTTTATTCCGTTGTCCACCGTGCAGTTCGTCGGTGTGCCGCCGAAGGAGAACAACAATGCCTCGGCGTTGATCAATATGATGCGCAATCTCGGTGGTAGTTTCGGCGTGTCGATCGTGACGACGGAGTTGGCCTGGCGCGAACAGTTTCATCATGCCCGATTGGCCGAGCACATCACGCCGTATAACGGATTCGCCAATTCGTTCGGCACGATTGCGTCGGCGCTCGAAGCGCAGGCCTCGGTCATGAGTTATCTCGATGTCTTCGTTCTGTTGGGTGCCGTGTCGCTGGTACTGGCGCCCATCTGTTTCTTCCTGCCCAAGATGCCGAAGGGGGCGCAGAGCAATGCCCATTAA